A stretch of Pseudomonas sp. CCC3.1 DNA encodes these proteins:
- a CDS encoding phosphotransferase family protein, which translates to MTLTDSSTRIRSGEELDVSQIDPYLKAHIPGLLGQPAISQFPGGASNLTYLIEYPGVELVLRRPPFGQKAKSAHDMGREFRILNQLKDAFPYCPKAYAHCTDSQLIGSEFYVMERLKGIILRSDLPSELALSTDDTRSVCQRFIDTLVELHQVDYNACGLGDLGKPEGYVQRQISGWSERYEKALTPDAPRWEEVMQWLNAKMPDDHPTPAIVHNDYRFDNVILDPHNPMQIIGVLDWELTTLGDPLMDLGNTLAYWIEADDPAPVQLMRRQPSNAPGMLTRREFVDYYAKRSGIEIDNVDFYYTYGLFRLAGIVQQIYYRYYHGQTQDKRFAPFVHMNALLEQMSLKVIRQSSL; encoded by the coding sequence CAATCAGCCAATTTCCCGGTGGCGCCTCGAACCTGACGTATCTGATCGAATACCCTGGCGTTGAGTTGGTGTTGCGCCGCCCGCCATTCGGTCAGAAAGCCAAATCGGCGCACGACATGGGCCGCGAGTTCCGTATTCTCAACCAACTCAAGGATGCCTTCCCGTACTGCCCCAAAGCCTACGCACATTGCACCGACAGCCAACTGATCGGCTCCGAGTTCTATGTGATGGAACGGCTCAAGGGCATCATTCTGCGCTCTGACCTGCCGTCCGAACTTGCATTAAGCACTGATGACACCCGCAGTGTGTGCCAGCGCTTTATCGACACCTTGGTGGAGTTGCATCAGGTGGATTACAACGCTTGCGGGCTGGGTGATCTGGGCAAGCCCGAAGGTTATGTGCAACGCCAGATTTCGGGCTGGAGCGAGCGCTATGAAAAAGCCCTGACCCCGGACGCACCGCGCTGGGAAGAGGTCATGCAATGGCTTAATGCCAAAATGCCCGACGACCACCCGACACCTGCCATTGTTCACAACGACTATCGCTTTGATAACGTGATTCTTGATCCGCACAACCCGATGCAGATCATCGGCGTGCTGGACTGGGAACTGACCACCCTTGGCGATCCGCTGATGGATTTGGGCAATACCCTCGCCTACTGGATTGAAGCGGATGACCCGGCACCGGTCCAACTGATGCGGCGCCAACCCAGCAATGCCCCCGGCATGCTCACGCGCCGCGAATTTGTTGATTACTACGCCAAACGTTCAGGTATTGAGATCGATAATGTCGACTTCTACTACACCTATGGATTGTTCCGCCTGGCGGGTATCGTTCAGCAAATTTACTACCGTTACTACCACGGCCAGACTCAGGACAAACGTTTTGCACCGTTCGTCCACATGAACGCGCTGCTTGAACAGATGAGCCTCAAGGTCATCCGCCAGTCCAGCCTCTAA
- a CDS encoding SDR family oxidoreductase, with protein sequence MSKTQLFDLDGKIAFVSGASRGIGEAIAKLLAQQGAHVIVSSRKLEGCQQVADAIIAQGGKATAMACHIGEMAQITQAFARIRETFGHLDILVNNAATNPQFCNVLDTDLGAFQKTVDVNIRGYFFMSVEAGKLMREHGGGSIINVASINGVSPGVFQGVYSMTKAAVINMTKVFAKECAPFGIRCNALLPGLTDTQFASALVKNDAILKGALQQIPLKRVAAPSEMAGAVLYLASDASSYTTGVSLNVDGGFLS encoded by the coding sequence ATGTCCAAGACCCAACTGTTCGACCTTGACGGCAAAATTGCCTTTGTTTCCGGTGCCAGTCGCGGCATTGGTGAGGCCATCGCCAAACTGCTGGCCCAGCAAGGCGCCCACGTGATTGTGTCGAGCCGCAAGCTGGAAGGCTGCCAGCAAGTTGCTGACGCAATCATCGCGCAGGGTGGCAAAGCCACCGCCATGGCTTGCCACATTGGCGAGATGGCGCAAATCACTCAAGCCTTCGCCCGTATTCGTGAAACGTTCGGCCACCTCGATATTCTGGTGAACAACGCAGCGACCAACCCGCAGTTCTGCAACGTGCTCGACACCGATCTCGGCGCTTTCCAGAAAACCGTTGATGTGAATATTCGTGGTTATTTCTTCATGTCGGTCGAAGCCGGCAAGCTGATGCGAGAACACGGCGGCGGCAGCATCATCAACGTGGCCTCGATCAACGGCGTCTCGCCCGGGGTGTTCCAGGGCGTGTACTCGATGACCAAGGCCGCTGTGATCAACATGACCAAAGTCTTTGCCAAGGAGTGCGCGCCTTTTGGCATTCGCTGCAACGCCTTGCTACCAGGCTTGACCGACACCCAATTCGCCTCGGCGCTGGTCAAGAACGACGCGATCCTCAAAGGCGCACTGCAACAGATTCCGCTTAAACGCGTGGCTGCGCCCAGTGAAATGGCCGGTGCGGTGCTGTACTTGGCCAGCGATGCTTCCAGCTACACCACTGGCGTGTCGCTGAATGTGGATGGCGGTTTTTTGTCCTGA
- a CDS encoding RHS repeat-associated core domain-containing protein: MPASLHRHTPSLIALDPRGSTVRSVAYHRQSAQDVPQARISRQVFGSRGVLQEHWDPRLSALYETDARVRPNQRLHYSLSGQLLLSDNIDQGRRLTWLGAAGQVINSWDARGACQSFEYDQLLRVTRIFEQASDDPGRTRVEQLTYAAASSHDAARNGCGRLINHEDPAGNLLFGAYDVLGQLSSQTRRFSDEASTHAGHTTTWRYQALGQLTEQTDAQGNIQHWRYALDGLLASAGVTLKGRAFQALIQQRVYSASGQVQSERAGNGVVSELEYSPWNERLQRLRSLRSGSADDALQDLTYTYDRVGNVVSIRDAAQPVQWHANAQTEARATYRYDSLSQLIEATGRESAQPSSGPGLPQPLLFGSTQPHLSRQYRQRYSYDAAGNLLSLQHMPVNATGYTRHMTVAHQSNHSLQQTTEPESGRGFDQNGNQQALEPGQALVWNARNQLQRVTQVVRPDGINDDETYCYDSNGQRALKIRRSSAKSQTHHSEVRYLPGLEVRRNSATGEWLNCVTVAGELNSVRILQWIQGRPDSIDDAQIRYSLADHLGSSTLELDASARVLSQESYYPYGGTAWWAMKSAIEAAYKAVRYSGKERDASGLYYYGYRYYAPWLCRWISADPAGDIDGLNLYAMAHGNPVSQADSQGLAAPDKVSRVGWFSVLRNSLGLMINRVRPVFQAASSAGIRDALSTYASNAAGAAVDYFLFEGRQPTRALNNALRNTVAVLDAAVVLYMSSGFAGNWTRLSPLVGLAAMSAAEQGFAVRAGSEAGDSEQQWDPVARMRLFGHVRAFTREIAQQVVRGLGTSITWGQTPLGNRLPRTLLAAGAYSLATVPNAMFERSIPGPLAPNVGPLIEAFDAGAATLIRAGHSGAVHEPHVDAVQLPQISNTVHGGLSRMFNQVWGYWAGVGIESVAALVTGSPSAAQSSRARLWVGVARGVASALTELRGLVVLTVRRGLVSLRRAWTWNRT, translated from the coding sequence ATGCCTGCGTCATTACATCGCCACACGCCATCACTGATAGCACTCGATCCGCGCGGATCAACCGTGCGCAGTGTGGCTTATCACCGTCAATCCGCGCAGGACGTGCCCCAGGCCCGTATCAGTCGCCAGGTATTCGGCAGCCGCGGCGTGCTCCAGGAACACTGGGACCCGCGTTTGAGTGCATTGTACGAAACCGATGCGCGTGTGCGTCCCAATCAGCGCCTGCATTATTCGCTGTCGGGGCAATTGTTGTTGAGCGACAACATCGACCAAGGGCGTCGCCTGACGTGGTTGGGCGCTGCCGGGCAGGTCATCAACAGTTGGGATGCACGAGGGGCTTGCCAATCGTTTGAGTACGATCAATTACTGCGCGTCACCCGGATCTTTGAGCAAGCCAGCGATGACCCTGGCCGAACCCGGGTCGAGCAGTTGACCTACGCGGCAGCCTCGTCGCATGACGCTGCACGCAATGGTTGCGGTCGGCTGATCAACCATGAGGATCCGGCGGGCAACCTGTTGTTCGGCGCCTACGACGTACTCGGGCAACTCTCGAGTCAGACCCGGCGATTCAGCGACGAGGCATCAACCCATGCAGGGCACACCACCACATGGCGCTATCAGGCGCTGGGGCAGCTCACTGAGCAGACCGATGCTCAGGGCAACATTCAGCATTGGCGCTACGCACTGGACGGCTTGTTAGCGAGTGCCGGTGTCACGCTCAAAGGCCGCGCTTTCCAGGCATTGATCCAGCAGCGGGTGTACAGCGCCTCTGGCCAGGTGCAAAGCGAGCGGGCGGGCAATGGCGTGGTCAGCGAGCTTGAGTACAGCCCGTGGAATGAGCGCCTGCAACGTTTGCGCAGCCTTCGTTCAGGCAGCGCTGACGACGCCTTGCAAGACCTGACCTACACCTATGACCGGGTGGGCAATGTCGTGAGTATTCGTGATGCGGCGCAGCCTGTGCAGTGGCATGCCAACGCGCAGACCGAGGCGCGCGCTACCTATCGCTATGACAGCCTCTCCCAACTGATCGAAGCCACGGGCCGTGAAAGTGCGCAGCCATCGAGCGGACCGGGGTTGCCGCAGCCGCTGTTATTCGGCTCAACCCAGCCGCACCTGAGCCGTCAGTACCGCCAGCGCTATAGCTACGATGCGGCGGGCAACTTGCTGTCGCTGCAACACATGCCCGTCAATGCGACGGGGTATACCCGGCACATGACGGTGGCGCATCAGAGCAATCACAGCCTGCAACAGACCACCGAGCCAGAGTCTGGCCGTGGATTTGATCAAAACGGTAATCAGCAGGCTCTGGAACCGGGTCAGGCGCTGGTCTGGAACGCGCGTAATCAGTTGCAGCGTGTCACTCAAGTGGTGCGCCCGGATGGCATCAACGATGACGAAACGTATTGCTATGACAGCAACGGGCAGCGGGCCTTGAAAATCCGCCGCAGCAGCGCGAAAAGTCAGACTCATCACAGCGAAGTGCGCTACCTGCCTGGCCTAGAAGTCCGTCGAAACAGCGCCACCGGTGAGTGGCTCAATTGTGTGACGGTGGCCGGTGAACTGAACAGCGTGCGGATCTTGCAGTGGATACAAGGGCGCCCCGACTCGATTGATGACGCCCAGATTCGCTACAGTCTGGCGGACCATTTGGGCAGCAGCACCCTGGAACTGGATGCCAGCGCGCGGGTACTCAGCCAGGAAAGCTATTACCCCTATGGCGGCACCGCGTGGTGGGCGATGAAAAGCGCAATTGAAGCGGCCTATAAGGCCGTGCGTTATTCGGGCAAGGAACGCGATGCCAGCGGTCTGTATTACTACGGCTACCGCTACTACGCGCCTTGGTTATGCCGCTGGATCAGTGCCGACCCGGCAGGGGACATAGACGGTTTGAATCTGTACGCCATGGCGCACGGCAACCCGGTCAGCCAGGCTGACAGTCAAGGGCTGGCGGCGCCCGACAAGGTGTCACGGGTGGGCTGGTTCAGTGTTTTGCGCAATAGCCTGGGGCTGATGATCAACCGTGTCCGCCCTGTGTTTCAAGCGGCCAGTTCGGCAGGTATTCGCGATGCATTGAGCACCTATGCGAGCAATGCCGCTGGGGCGGCGGTTGACTACTTTCTGTTTGAAGGCCGCCAGCCGACCCGGGCATTGAACAATGCATTGCGCAACACCGTGGCAGTTCTTGATGCAGCCGTCGTGCTGTACATGAGCAGCGGTTTTGCGGGCAATTGGACGCGTTTGAGCCCGCTGGTTGGATTAGCCGCGATGTCAGCGGCGGAGCAAGGCTTTGCCGTACGTGCAGGCAGTGAAGCCGGTGATAGTGAGCAACAGTGGGACCCCGTGGCGCGAATGCGTTTATTCGGACATGTGCGAGCGTTCACCCGCGAGATTGCGCAGCAGGTAGTGCGCGGTCTGGGGACCAGTATCACGTGGGGGCAAACGCCTTTGGGCAACAGGCTTCCAAGGACACTGCTGGCGGCAGGAGCCTATAGCCTGGCGACCGTCCCGAACGCGATGTTTGAGCGCTCAATACCGGGGCCGCTGGCACCTAATGTTGGCCCGCTCATCGAAGCGTTTGATGCTGGCGCGGCGACGCTGATTCGTGCTGGGCACTCGGGGGCGGTGCATGAGCCGCACGTTGACGCGGTGCAACTGCCTCAGATTTCGAACACCGTGCATGGCGGGCTGAGTCGAATGTTCAATCAGGTGTGGGGATACTGGGCCGGTGTCGGCATTGAGTCGGTCGCAGCGCTCGTCACCGGCTCACCCAGTGCCGCCCAAAGCTCCCGGGCGAGGCTATGGGTCGGCGTGGCGCGGGGCGTCGCATCGGCATTGACCGAACTGCGTGGGCTGGTGGTACTGACGGTCAGACGTGGCCTTGTGAGTCTGCGCCGGGCGTGGACCTGGAACAGAACATAA
- a CDS encoding nitronate monooxygenase, protein MSGHLQTALTDALGCRYPIVQTAMGWVADANLVIASTRAGAFGFLAGATIAADQLEAEILRVIEATGGSNFGLNFHMFQENAAQCVDLAIEYRLRAVSYGRGPDRQTIERFKKAGVLCIPTVGAVKHAIKAVELGADMITVQGGEGGGHTGGVPSTILLPQVLDAVQVPVIAAGGYSTGRGLAGALATGAAGIAMGTRFLMSRESPTPLATLKHYVKVSDPQQIRVTTAVDGMRHRMIENPFINRLEKASAFGRLRIALGSAWHWKQHTGMSLGHMLSVFAQSVKEDPGALSQTVMAANQPVLLQRSMVDGVPDEGILPSGQVAAAIGEIKSCQQLIDEIVQEAERCLLAVSARYGATRCQTEPAASL, encoded by the coding sequence ATGAGTGGCCATTTGCAAACCGCGCTGACCGATGCGCTGGGCTGCCGCTATCCCATCGTGCAAACCGCGATGGGTTGGGTGGCGGATGCCAATCTGGTGATTGCCAGCACCCGGGCGGGCGCTTTCGGCTTTCTGGCCGGGGCAACCATTGCTGCCGATCAGCTGGAAGCCGAGATTCTGCGGGTGATTGAAGCCACCGGTGGCAGCAACTTCGGGCTCAACTTCCATATGTTCCAGGAGAACGCCGCACAGTGCGTGGACCTGGCCATTGAGTACCGCCTGCGGGCCGTCAGTTATGGACGCGGCCCGGATCGCCAGACCATTGAGCGCTTCAAGAAGGCCGGGGTGCTGTGCATCCCGACCGTGGGCGCGGTCAAGCATGCGATCAAGGCGGTTGAGCTGGGCGCCGACATGATCACCGTGCAGGGCGGTGAGGGCGGTGGTCATACCGGTGGCGTGCCGAGCACGATTCTCTTGCCGCAAGTGCTGGATGCGGTGCAGGTGCCAGTGATAGCCGCTGGTGGTTATTCCACCGGACGCGGCCTGGCCGGGGCGCTGGCCACGGGCGCCGCCGGGATTGCCATGGGAACGCGGTTTCTGATGAGTCGGGAGTCGCCAACGCCGCTCGCCACCTTGAAACACTACGTCAAGGTCAGCGACCCACAGCAAATCCGGGTCACCACAGCGGTGGATGGCATGCGTCACCGCATGATCGAAAACCCCTTTATCAATCGCCTGGAAAAGGCCAGCGCCTTTGGGCGTCTGCGCATTGCCCTGGGCAGCGCCTGGCACTGGAAGCAGCACACCGGAATGAGCCTTGGGCATATGCTCAGCGTGTTTGCGCAATCGGTGAAGGAAGACCCCGGCGCCTTGTCACAAACCGTGATGGCGGCCAATCAGCCGGTGCTGTTGCAGCGCTCGATGGTCGATGGCGTCCCCGATGAAGGCATCTTGCCCAGCGGCCAAGTGGCAGCGGCCATTGGTGAGATCAAGAGCTGCCAGCAGTTGATCGATGAGATCGTGCAAGAGGCCGAGCGCTGTTTGCTTGCAGTGAGTGCACGCTACGGCGCCACGCGCTGCCAGACCGAGCCGGCAGCGAGCCTGTGA
- a CDS encoding enoyl-CoA hydratase, whose translation MSSDSEFVQRVDAAVYETEEPVLYTVAEGIATVTMNRPTVNNAQNSQMTYALDDALRRAVNDDAVKVIVLCGNGKHFSAGHDIGTPGRDINKSFDRASLWWDHTNKPGGEYLYAREQEVYLGMCRRWRELPKPTIAMVQGACIAGGLMLAWVCDLIVASDDAFFQDPVVRMGIPGVEYFAHPYELNPRIAKEFLFTGDRMNAERAYQMGMVNRLFAREELQAGTYALAAAIAKQPRMGLALTKQAINHVEDLQGKRSAMDAVFAWHHFAHSHNELLSDDKLGGYDAKAMIEANKTAAGERG comes from the coding sequence ATGAGCAGCGACAGCGAATTTGTGCAGCGGGTTGATGCCGCTGTGTATGAGACCGAAGAACCGGTGCTGTACACCGTGGCCGAGGGTATTGCCACCGTGACCATGAACCGGCCCACGGTGAACAACGCGCAGAACTCGCAGATGACCTATGCCCTGGACGACGCGTTGCGTCGCGCGGTGAATGACGATGCGGTCAAAGTCATCGTGCTGTGCGGCAACGGCAAGCACTTCTCGGCCGGGCATGACATTGGCACACCGGGGCGCGACATCAACAAGTCGTTCGACCGAGCGAGTCTGTGGTGGGATCACACCAACAAGCCGGGCGGTGAATACCTGTACGCCCGCGAGCAAGAAGTGTATCTGGGCATGTGTCGGCGTTGGCGCGAACTGCCCAAGCCGACCATTGCCATGGTGCAGGGCGCGTGCATTGCCGGTGGCTTGATGCTGGCCTGGGTCTGCGATTTGATCGTGGCCAGCGACGATGCGTTCTTTCAAGATCCGGTAGTGCGCATGGGCATTCCGGGGGTGGAATACTTTGCCCACCCTTACGAGCTGAACCCGCGAATCGCCAAGGAATTCCTGTTTACCGGCGACCGCATGAACGCCGAGCGGGCGTATCAAATGGGCATGGTCAATCGCCTGTTTGCGCGAGAGGAACTACAAGCCGGCACTTACGCACTGGCAGCGGCCATCGCCAAGCAGCCGCGCATGGGACTGGCGTTGACCAAGCAGGCAATCAATCACGTCGAGGATTTACAGGGCAAACGCAGTGCCATGGACGCGGTATTTGCCTGGCATCACTTTGCCCATAGCCATAACGAGTTGCTGTCCGACGATAAGCTCGGCGGCTACGACGCCAAGGCGATGATCGAGGCCAATAAAACGGCTGCGGGAGAACGCGGATGA
- a CDS encoding ketoacid CoA transferase yields the protein MTATCEFTLAELLIVAACEAWRDNGEVVASGLGVIPRLGASLAKLSHSPELLMTDSEAFLVEEPIPLGPRGDYVPRYAGYLSFERVFECVWGGRRHAMIGPTQIDRWGQTNLSCIGDYQKPKVAMLGVRGLPGNSINHINSFFVPNHNTRAFVSGEVDMVSGVGFKPERWEEGMRRDLMDIRLIVTDLCVMDFGGPDRAVQVRSLHPGVSFEEVQEKTGFPLLKAADLKQTVAPTQEQLAVIRRLDPHDYRATALKGNPPGIRQA from the coding sequence ATGACTGCTACGTGCGAATTTACCTTGGCTGAACTGTTGATCGTGGCCGCCTGCGAGGCCTGGCGCGATAACGGCGAAGTGGTTGCTTCAGGCCTGGGCGTGATCCCGCGCCTGGGTGCCAGCCTGGCCAAATTGAGCCACAGCCCTGAGCTGTTGATGACCGACAGCGAAGCGTTTTTGGTCGAAGAACCGATTCCGTTGGGCCCGCGCGGCGATTACGTGCCGCGCTATGCCGGTTATTTGTCATTCGAGCGGGTGTTTGAGTGCGTGTGGGGCGGTCGTCGTCACGCCATGATCGGCCCGACCCAGATTGACCGCTGGGGCCAGACCAACCTGTCGTGCATTGGTGATTATCAAAAGCCCAAAGTGGCGATGCTCGGGGTGCGTGGTTTGCCGGGTAACAGCATCAACCACATCAACTCGTTTTTTGTCCCGAACCACAACACCCGAGCGTTTGTTTCGGGCGAAGTGGACATGGTCTCGGGCGTGGGTTTCAAACCTGAGCGCTGGGAAGAGGGCATGCGCCGCGACCTGATGGACATTCGGCTGATCGTCACCGACCTGTGCGTGATGGACTTCGGCGGGCCGGATCGCGCGGTGCAGGTGCGTTCGCTGCACCCCGGCGTGAGCTTCGAAGAAGTGCAAGAAAAAACCGGCTTCCCGTTGCTCAAAGCCGCCGACCTCAAGCAAACCGTAGCCCCGACCCAGGAGCAACTGGCGGTGATCCGTCGCCTTGATCCGCATGATTATCGCGCCACTGCACTCAAGGGCAACCCGCCCGGCATTCGTCAAGCCTGA
- a CDS encoding CoA transferase subunit A — MNKQMTTADVVGQLRDGMTIGFGGWGPRRKPMAIVREILRSDVKDLTVVAYGGPEVGMLCAAGKVKKLVFGFATLDAIPLEAYFRKAREAGELELMELDEGMLQWGLRAAGMRLPFLPTRCGLATDVSRLNPAIKTVQSPYDDGEVLLAMPALNLDVAFLHVNVADRLGNTLVTGPDPYFDHLYARAAQQCFVSCERIEDRLSLDAEQARFNTFERYLVSGVVHAPFGAHPTSCPSDYGWDMSHLKRYSASAAEEGGWQGYMAEFVTPGESAYVASNGGAERLGALPLPVF, encoded by the coding sequence ATGAACAAGCAAATGACAACGGCGGACGTGGTCGGCCAATTGCGTGATGGCATGACCATCGGCTTCGGCGGCTGGGGGCCACGGCGCAAGCCAATGGCGATCGTGCGCGAGATCCTGCGCTCGGACGTCAAGGACCTGACGGTGGTTGCTTACGGCGGCCCGGAAGTCGGCATGCTGTGCGCCGCAGGCAAGGTCAAAAAGCTGGTGTTTGGCTTTGCGACCCTCGATGCCATCCCGCTCGAAGCCTATTTCCGCAAGGCCCGCGAGGCCGGTGAGCTGGAACTGATGGAACTGGACGAAGGGATGCTGCAATGGGGCCTGCGCGCCGCCGGTATGCGCCTGCCGTTTTTGCCGACCCGTTGCGGGTTGGCCACCGATGTCAGCCGTCTGAACCCGGCCATCAAAACCGTGCAGTCGCCGTATGACGACGGTGAAGTGTTGCTGGCCATGCCCGCGCTGAACCTTGATGTCGCGTTCTTGCACGTCAACGTGGCTGATCGTTTGGGCAACACGCTGGTGACAGGCCCCGATCCCTATTTCGATCATTTGTACGCCCGTGCCGCGCAGCAATGCTTTGTGTCGTGTGAGCGCATCGAAGATCGCCTGAGCCTGGATGCCGAACAAGCCCGCTTCAACACCTTTGAGCGTTACTTGGTCAGCGGTGTGGTGCATGCACCGTTTGGCGCCCACCCGACGTCGTGCCCATCCGACTACGGCTGGGACATGAGCCACCTCAAACGCTACAGCGCAAGCGCCGCTGAAGAAGGCGGCTGGCAAGGCTATATGGCCGAATTCGTAACCCCGGGCGAAAGCGCCTACGTGGCCAGTAATGGCGGTGCCGAACGGCTGGGCGCTCTGCCGCTGCCTGTGTTTTAA
- a CDS encoding VOC family protein, with product MIDIRGLSYFVAESSDPVQWQRYAEDVLGMMVATAPSGGLYVKMDERPFRMLVVPGGESRYLASGWELANEKAFDAAIETLDQADVNWHLGTPEQCDQRGVQALLHVTDPSGNHHELSWGHRSDCQPFVSPQGVPGFVTGDMGLGHTVLPAPHFDATLAFAKDVLGFELSDIFNFRPDPSAPPIRIHFLHCKNSRHHSLALAEYPVPSGCVHVMVEVESMTEVGRAHDRRIAHNVPLSATLGQHLNDQMTSFYMKTPSGFDLEYGYGGLLVDWQDHSAFEFTRVSLWGHDFSVGQQ from the coding sequence ATGATCGACATTCGTGGTTTGAGCTACTTCGTTGCAGAGTCCAGCGACCCGGTCCAGTGGCAGCGTTATGCCGAAGACGTACTCGGGATGATGGTCGCTACAGCCCCCTCTGGCGGGTTGTACGTGAAGATGGACGAGCGCCCGTTTCGCATGCTGGTGGTCCCCGGCGGCGAGTCGCGTTACCTGGCCTCCGGCTGGGAACTGGCCAACGAAAAGGCCTTTGATGCCGCTATCGAAACCCTCGATCAAGCCGATGTGAACTGGCACCTCGGCACCCCCGAGCAATGCGATCAGCGTGGAGTGCAAGCCCTGCTGCATGTCACTGATCCGTCGGGTAACCACCACGAGCTGAGCTGGGGCCATCGCTCCGATTGCCAGCCTTTCGTTTCGCCGCAGGGCGTGCCGGGTTTTGTCACCGGCGACATGGGCCTGGGCCACACCGTGCTGCCTGCGCCACATTTCGATGCCACCCTGGCGTTTGCCAAAGATGTACTGGGCTTTGAACTGTCGGACATCTTCAACTTCCGTCCGGACCCGTCAGCGCCACCGATTCGTATCCACTTTTTGCACTGCAAAAACAGCCGCCACCACAGCCTGGCACTGGCCGAATACCCGGTGCCGTCAGGCTGTGTGCACGTGATGGTCGAAGTCGAGTCGATGACCGAAGTCGGACGCGCCCACGACCGGCGCATCGCACACAACGTGCCGCTGTCCGCCACGCTGGGCCAGCATCTGAACGACCAGATGACCTCGTTCTACATGAAAACCCCTTCAGGTTTTGACCTGGAGTACGGCTACGGCGGCTTGCTGGTGGATTGGCAAGACCACAGCGCTTTTGAATTCACCCGAGTCAGTCTGTGGGGCCACGACTTCTCGGTCGGTCAGCAGTAA
- a CDS encoding OB-fold domain-containing protein, with the protein MSNNKPMPVPTEISAPFWEGLKAERLLIQQCNQCSDWVFYPRRHCPQCFAHALTWREVSGGASLYSFTVTRIPTLPDFADEMPQLLAVIELDQGVRINSNLVGLDESEVKIGMRLQPVFAEVDAKGTRLLRFTGLDKDPAQLKKLMVEQPPVIEAVPVRQISLDDEAALQSLVSDTFSPWSNQVVVDQALIDAFAHLSGDDYWIHTDPERARKQSPFGGTIAHGALVQILQSRMQLQLGYEITGFSNMVNYGSDRLRFPAPVPAGSTIHARARVKRVERVKSGTQLTLELNTHVLGNERPSVINELVILYM; encoded by the coding sequence ATGTCGAATAACAAACCAATGCCGGTCCCGACCGAGATTTCTGCACCGTTCTGGGAAGGCTTGAAAGCGGAACGCCTGCTGATTCAGCAATGCAACCAGTGCAGTGACTGGGTGTTTTACCCGCGTCGGCATTGCCCGCAGTGTTTTGCCCACGCGCTGACCTGGCGTGAAGTCAGCGGCGGGGCGAGTCTGTACAGCTTCACCGTGACGCGCATCCCGACCTTGCCGGACTTTGCCGATGAAATGCCGCAACTACTGGCGGTGATCGAACTGGATCAAGGGGTACGCATCAATAGCAACCTGGTGGGCCTTGACGAATCTGAAGTAAAAATTGGCATGCGCTTGCAGCCGGTCTTTGCCGAGGTCGATGCCAAGGGCACGCGCCTGCTGCGCTTTACCGGGCTGGACAAAGACCCTGCGCAGTTGAAAAAGCTAATGGTTGAGCAGCCACCCGTGATCGAAGCCGTGCCGGTGCGGCAGATTTCATTGGATGACGAGGCGGCCTTACAGTCGCTGGTGAGCGACACATTCAGCCCGTGGAGCAATCAAGTGGTGGTCGATCAGGCGTTGATTGACGCATTCGCTCACTTGTCGGGGGACGATTACTGGATTCACACCGACCCTGAGCGAGCGCGCAAGCAAAGCCCGTTTGGCGGCACCATTGCCCACGGCGCGCTGGTGCAGATTCTGCAATCGCGCATGCAGCTGCAACTGGGTTATGAAATCACCGGATTCAGCAACATGGTCAATTACGGTTCGGATCGATTGCGCTTCCCGGCGCCGGTACCGGCCGGGTCGACGATTCATGCGCGGGCACGGGTCAAGCGTGTGGAACGGGTCAAAAGCGGCACCCAACTGACCCTGGAGCTCAACACCCACGTACTGGGCAATGAGCGCCCGTCCGTGATCAATGAGCTGGTGATTTTGTATATGTAA